The following coding sequences lie in one Candidatus Atribacteria bacterium genomic window:
- a CDS encoding 3-keto-5-aminohexanoate cleavage protein, with protein MNKKIILALAPTGGWGKDYNNPLEPEEITRQVIACVEEGVSLVHLHARDSKGELTTDLSNFSKTIELITNKCSVIIEASTGGLSSLTPQERSLPLQNEKVELGSLNMGSLNFLDKVYINTVPDIQLWLQKMIKNNIKPSIEIFDTSNIIISNSLIKKGLIKPQYNYNFVFNYKWGMSFSLSLIEVLKSMLPKESIWGVVFGESRNFLSHLQACLQGATMVRVGFEDSKVCNNREAEINLELVKEIRRELEILGFETATPKEARKLLGII; from the coding sequence ATGAATAAAAAAATTATTTTAGCTTTGGCTCCAACCGGCGGGTGGGGGAAGGATTATAATAATCCTCTCGAGCCGGAAGAAATAACCAGGCAAGTTATTGCATGTGTAGAAGAAGGTGTGTCTTTGGTTCATCTTCATGCTCGAGATAGCAAGGGTGAGTTAACTACAGATTTAAGTAATTTCTCAAAGACAATTGAGCTAATTACCAATAAATGCAGTGTAATCATTGAAGCCTCCACCGGAGGACTTTCCAGTTTGACACCTCAGGAAAGATCATTACCTCTCCAGAATGAAAAAGTAGAGCTAGGTTCACTAAACATGGGTTCTTTAAATTTTCTTGATAAAGTATATATAAATACTGTACCAGACATTCAGCTTTGGTTGCAAAAAATGATAAAAAATAATATAAAACCATCTATAGAGATATTCGACACTTCTAATATTATTATTTCTAACTCCCTCATTAAAAAAGGTCTAATTAAACCACAATATAATTATAATTTTGTTTTTAATTACAAATGGGGTATGTCTTTTTCCCTTTCACTTATTGAAGTTTTAAAATCTATGCTTCCCAAAGAAAGCATATGGGGCGTTGTGTTTGGAGAAAGTAGAAATTTTTTGTCTCATTTACAGGCTTGTCTTCAAGGGGCAACTATGGTTAGGGTTGGTTTTGAAGATTCTAAGGTCTGTAATAATAGGGAAGCAGAAATCAATCTTGAGCTGGTAAAAGAGATTCGAAGAGAATTAGAAATATTAGGGTTTGAGACAGCTACTCCAAAAGAAGCAAGAAAGTTACTGGGGATAATATAA